The region cagctcagaacccattagcctatatgtgaagttttgattctttgccccaatgtgcattactttacacttacttacattgaaatgcacctgccattttgctgcctattctgtcagtttggagagatccttctggagttcctcacaattgcttctggtctcaccactcggaaaagcttggtgtcatctgcaaacttagccacctcactgctcaaccctgtctccaggtcatttatgaagaggttgaagagcaccagtcccaggacagatccttggggcacacctcttttcacctctccccattgtgaaacttgcccattgacacccactctccatttcctggtcttcagccagttctcagtccaggagaggacctgtcctttaactccctgactgtggagtttttattCCCTGATGGTGGagtttttaattaattgatttgattttgtcatataggggtgttaaaattttgcCTGCTTGAGGAtataacttctggccatgacatcacatccaagttaagccatttttgcccagcattgCCCAATATTGcattgtacacctgtgggctgggcagaactggGTTAATCACATCATTTCCAgactgggtcctgacagtttgtctttcaaaaaagtgggtcccagttctaaaacaGTTCTGAGAATGTTTCCACGGTTTTTGGAAAATCTTTCAGAAatttttgaaaatatttgcatTATGTTTTACGCTGTTATATTCCATTGCAGAATCACTGATCAATTAAGAGTCACAGTTTTTATTTGTGGAAGAATAACAGTTGCTATATCTTTTTACAGATAAAACAGTGGAGAAGACTCCAAACCATGGTTAATGAAACAGCTCTGACTGAATTCATTATCTTGGGCTTCTCTGGTCTCCAGGATCTACAGCTGCTGCTCTTCTTTGTCTTCCTGATCACATACGTAGGCACTCTGCTGGGGAACATCTCCATCATAGCCATTGCCTGTCTGGACTCTCAGCTTCATACCCCCATGTACTACTTCCTAGGGAATCTCTCATTCCTGGACATCTGCTACACCACCACCAATGTCCCTCAGATGTTGGTGCACCTCTTGTCAGCGATCAAGAGCATCACGTATAGTGGCTGCATAATTcaactttatttctttgcctcctTTGTGGGAACTGAGTGTATCCTTCTGGCTGCAATGGCCTACGATCGCTTTCTAGCGATCTGCCACCCACTGCGTTACTCAGTTATCATGAGCAAAGTGTTGTGTCTCCAGTTGGCTGCTGGCTGCTGGGCAGGTGGTTTTCTCAACTCAGCAGTGCACACCTATTTCACTTTCCGGCTGCCATTTTGTGGAGCAAATCAAGTCAACTATTTCTTTTGTGATATCCCTCCTCTGCTGAAGCTTTCCTGTGGAGACACCTCTCTCAATGAGATCATTCTGCTTGTTGTTGGGGTCTTCATAGGATGGCTGCCATTTATCTGCATAGTCCTTTCCTATATCTACATCATCTCCACGATCCTGAAGATACGTTCCACTCAAGGGAGACTCAAAGCATTCTCCACTTGTGCTTCACACCTGACCATTGTCCTCTTATATTATGGAAGTTCCATCTTCACGTATGTCCGGCCAATTTCAACCTATTCCTTAGACAAAGACAGGCTCATTTCTGTTCTGTACAGCATTGTCACACCCATGTTAAACCCTTTGATTTACACCTTGAGGAACAAGGATATTAAAGGTGCTCTAAGGAAAATTTTTATGGGGACACTCCATTTAAAATGATTGTAGAAGTGTGTGTTTGCTTTATTCTACATTAATTCGTTTTCATTTAGACTCTGTCTCTGGGGATCAATGAAATGATTGCATTAGAAAGCAACATGGATGGTACTATAGAAATACTAATTTGACTAATAGTAGGCAATGAAACATTCCAATGAGATGAGCTATTTATCATTAAAATTCACGTGTACAGAAAAAAAATGCCAGACTTTGCTTTTGGTGCGtttgagtgggaggaggaggaagggggaggtgaTGCttctatcagtggttctcaaacttctcaggagttttagtcctgaggtaagtctttgcgggagagGTGGCAAGGACAGTgatgctatccccaggatcgtgtcacttaACAGGGGCGAAGGGGGTTGCTTTTACTTACTTAGGGCTGCTGTACattgcaggagttgtggggagcccctcATGATGTAGATCGCAAGGAACACCATGAACAGAACAATCTGAAATTCAGGGGTTTTTTCAAATTCTAGAAGAATTAATTATGTGATCCTTGTAGTGTTTTTCCACTCTCCGATGGCCATAGGTGATAAAATACGGCAAATATGAATGCTACGCAATAGCACTCTGCATTATGGAATCAGTCAGTTAAAATATACGAGTCGTATATACAGTCAGTGGTTTTCTTTTCACATAATGTCGACTCCATCCACAGTTCAAAAGTCTCttcaaaagaaaaattattttaagaAGATTTAACAGATATAAATTCCAAATTGTCtttgggtgtaatcctaaccccttatgtcagtgctttccagcactggcatagcagtgccaaagggatgtgtgctgcatcctgcagttgggtgtcactcacagaggcctcctcaaagtaagggaatgtttgtcccttacttcagagctgcattgcccttatgtcagtgctggaaagcactgacaaaaggggttaggattgcgcccttcgtttGTTTTTAGCTCTGGAAAGAGATACAAAACACATTCTGTGATGTTTTGGAATTACAAAACCTTAACCAATATGTCACAATTTGAATCCTCTAATTCAGCGGTTCCCATCCTGGAGTATGTGAACCCTCAGGAGTACTTGTCAACACTTTTataggtacttgaaaaagaatgaagtaatggtgggaaaaggcaggtctgtattagaatgccttgcggggctaatatgaggggctGCCAAAGGGTACGGaagtgaaaaaaatgttgggaaccactgctctaattaaTAGCAATGTTTTAAACTGTATAAGCCCAAAATAAAACTCACTTCAAAAACACACTCACTTCAAACTCACaacctggcctgcttgttccagtgcaagataggattgctctattAGTTGATAAATGATTTCAATAAAGTCAGACatttttatgggttttttttttttttccccctggggagaaatgtgggaaaggaaggagaacattcattaaagttcataaGGGCTGCTTCATGAGGAGAAATGAATCAAGTATTTTTGTAAATAAACTATTTCTTGTAAGTAAATAATtaacaatacatttttttttctagttaatttttttaagtctcgtaaacctgtattggcaaccttcagtctcgaaagactatggtatcacgctctgaaagtgCGACCtaataagagtgtcatttttaaaagtgggccctgacgctaaaaggtttgggaaccactgtcctaggctaCAAACCTGTAAAACCTCCATTATAATCTTACGGGACTgctgttgtatatgtggtccattgttggCTGGAATGTCATTATGCTACACGTACCTGCACAGCATTTCCTAACATTTATCCCTctccataccactttgcatggtccacctactggaagtaccactgcaaatcatctccagttacttctgattgggaggccagacacaacctgacaaacacc is a window of Tiliqua scincoides isolate rTilSci1 chromosome 5, rTilSci1.hap2, whole genome shotgun sequence DNA encoding:
- the LOC136651583 gene encoding olfactory receptor 5V1-like, with protein sequence MVNETALTEFIILGFSGLQDLQLLLFFVFLITYVGTLLGNISIIAIACLDSQLHTPMYYFLGNLSFLDICYTTTNVPQMLVHLLSAIKSITYSGCIIQLYFFASFVGTECILLAAMAYDRFLAICHPLRYSVIMSKVLCLQLAAGCWAGGFLNSAVHTYFTFRLPFCGANQVNYFFCDIPPLLKLSCGDTSLNEIILLVVGVFIGWLPFICIVLSYIYIISTILKIRSTQGRLKAFSTCASHLTIVLLYYGSSIFTYVRPISTYSLDKDRLISVLYSIVTPMLNPLIYTLRNKDIKGALRKIFMGTLHLK